From uncultured Pseudodesulfovibrio sp.:
GGCCACGCAGCATGGAAAGGGGTGCTGGCGCTGGCCCAAGGATATCAATACCCAACTTCCGGCCTTGCTCATGCAAGACCTGAGCGAACAGAGATACTGCCGCAGGACCATCCTGATACTGAGCTGGAAAACTGATACGGACAAGGGCCATTCTGGAAAATGGCGGGTACTTAAACATCGAACGCCGAGATATCTCCCGTTCAAAAAAACCAGCATAGTCACCGGCCACAACTTCCGTCCAGATAGGATGCCCCGGATTCCGTGTCTGAATGAGGACTTTGCCCGGATTGTCTCCGCGCCCGGCACGGCCTGCTACCTGTACCAACAGTTGAAATGTCCGTTCCGTAGATCGATAATCCGGCAGATTCAATCCAAGATCACCATCTGCGACCACAACAAGTGTAACACCGGGGAAATGGTGTCCCTTTGAAATCATCTGAGTACCGACAAGAACCTGAGCTTCCTTGCGGCCAAAGGCTCCAAGGATTTCCTCCATCCGCTCCTGTCGCCGGGTGGCATCCCGATCAAGGCGTAACACCTTGGTTCCTTCGGGCAACTGTTCCTGCAAGACTTCTTCGAGTCGCTCTGTGCCTTCGCCCATAGGCACAAAACTCGTTCCACCGCACTTCTTACACGTCAAAGGATACGAATATGTCAGGCCACAATAATGGCAGACAACACGTTGACGGTCCTTATGATATGTCATGCCCACTTCGCACTCTGGACACCGCACGGTCTCCGTACAGTCCAAACAATACATGAGCGGTGCATATCCGCGCCGGTTGAGCATGACAATGACCTGCCCTCCGACCTCAACGGTTTCACGAATAGCCTCTTCGGTGGCAGGGGCTAACAGCTTGCTGCCTCCCTTAATATCGGTGATGTCCACCAATTCCACACTCGGCAAAACACTATCGCCAACACGTTCTTTCAACGCAGACATGGCGATGACACCCTGCTTGGCGGCTTGAAAAGTTTTCACATCCGGCGTAGCAGAACCAAGCAACAACAAGGCTTTACTCAATCCAGCCCGGAACCAAGCGACTTCCTTGGCATGGTATGCCAACCGTTCTTCCTGTTTATAGGACTCGTCATGTTCTTCATCGAGCACAATCATACCAAGGGTTGGTATAGGCAGGAAAAGCGAAGATCGCGTCCCAACCACAACAACAGGACCAGCTTCGCAAGATAATCCCTTAAAAGTCCGTTCCCGTTTCTTGGGACTTTGATAACCATGATAAAAAAAAGTTTTCGCAGTGGGAAACCGCTCTTTTACGGTACGATACAGCTGGCAGGCCAAGGCTACTTCGGGTGCAAGCAACATGACGGATCGACCGTTTGCAAGACATTTCCGAGCCATCTCAAGATACAGAACCGTTTTGCCACTCCCTGTCACTCCATGAACAAGGTGCGGCCCTCCACCGTTCTCCATGGTTGCTGTCATGGCTTCCATGGCCGCCTGCTGTTCATCGGTCAGCGTGTACTCACATTCATCACCGCAGGGTTTTACCGAACCAGCCTCATCAACTTCTGCCAACGTATCCGCTGTTAATTCACCGGTGCGAACAATGGACACGCCCTCCAATTTGGCAACAGTAGCCGCAGTCCAGTCACCCAAAGCATATCGCAAAGAATACAAGCTCTGTGGACCATGCTCCAAAAGATATTCCAAAAGACGAAGCTGTCGTTTTGCATTGGGTCTGACGGCCCATGGAGGATCACATTCCAAAGAAACAAACCGCTCTTCGGCTTCACGCTTGGCGTTAACGCGTACTCGCATCCGTCCGGCAAGCCACAAATCCATGAGTGCAATCCGGTCTTCCTTTTCAAAACGTCCGATTTCCGCAGGACGCACCGAACCGGGCAATTGACGATCAGACATGTGCTTATCCACACGAAAAGTAACCGCAGCCGTTCGCAAACCTCGCGGTAACGCGATCTCAAAAATACGCCCGACATTCACCATCTGACGTGCCGCAAGATTCACGGCCATATCCACATATTCTTCACTAAGGAGCTGAGTCCGTTCCAAAGGCCAAATCATTGGCTTGACCACGACCCCCACCGGGGCCTGTTCGGCTGGCCCAACAACAATGCCCACGCGATGGGATTTGCCAAAAGGAATAATAACCCGCTGTCCGGCGGACAAGTCGGGGAAAAAGGATGGCCGCTCATATGTCCACGCTTCATAAGGCGGACTGACGAGCGTTACCTGCCACAGATCGGCCATATGTGCCGCCTATTGGCTTGAAGGATAACGGAAAGAATTCCGTAAAAAATCAAAAGGCGCTGGAGGCTCGGCGCACGGGATCGGGCTCAATGACTCTTCGGCATATAATTCGTCATCATCCGCACCGTTGATTGCAATCCATTTAACCGTAACCTCGAGGGAAACTTCACCGACGGTGATAACAACCTTTTGCGGCACACTATATCCGGCCACGGTTTTGTGATTGAGGAAATCCATTGAAGTCAAGCCTGCACTGGTTTCATATCGCACCAAAAGCGGCGTCATATCCTCGTTGTTGAGTTGAACCGCCGGACTCACATCGTCACCGGGTTCTGCTCCAAGTAAAAAGCATGGCTGAATACCACAAAATCCGTAATTACGTTTTTCTACAGCCACGCCCCAACTCTTCCAGGTTTCCAATGGATTTGGCGGCATCCAGACAAACAATGGTGACAATGCAAAATGTCCGGCTGTACATGCA
This genomic window contains:
- the priA gene encoding primosomal protein N'; translation: MADLWQVTLVSPPYEAWTYERPSFFPDLSAGQRVIIPFGKSHRVGIVVGPAEQAPVGVVVKPMIWPLERTQLLSEEYVDMAVNLAARQMVNVGRIFEIALPRGLRTAAVTFRVDKHMSDRQLPGSVRPAEIGRFEKEDRIALMDLWLAGRMRVRVNAKREAEERFVSLECDPPWAVRPNAKRQLRLLEYLLEHGPQSLYSLRYALGDWTAATVAKLEGVSIVRTGELTADTLAEVDEAGSVKPCGDECEYTLTDEQQAAMEAMTATMENGGGPHLVHGVTGSGKTVLYLEMARKCLANGRSVMLLAPEVALACQLYRTVKERFPTAKTFFYHGYQSPKKRERTFKGLSCEAGPVVVVGTRSSLFLPIPTLGMIVLDEEHDESYKQEERLAYHAKEVAWFRAGLSKALLLLGSATPDVKTFQAAKQGVIAMSALKERVGDSVLPSVELVDITDIKGGSKLLAPATEEAIRETVEVGGQVIVMLNRRGYAPLMYCLDCTETVRCPECEVGMTYHKDRQRVVCHYCGLTYSYPLTCKKCGGTSFVPMGEGTERLEEVLQEQLPEGTKVLRLDRDATRRQERMEEILGAFGRKEAQVLVGTQMISKGHHFPGVTLVVVADGDLGLNLPDYRSTERTFQLLVQVAGRAGRGDNPGKVLIQTRNPGHPIWTEVVAGDYAGFFEREISRRSMFKYPPFSRMALVRISFPAQYQDGPAAVSLFAQVLHEQGRKLGIDILGPAPAPLSMLRGRKRFNCLLKSDDWAKVRTLYGHMAAANPNLKFVRTSLDLDPLTTL